A DNA window from Ostrea edulis chromosome 5, xbOstEdul1.1, whole genome shotgun sequence contains the following coding sequences:
- the LOC125650747 gene encoding uncharacterized protein LOC125650747 — MAVADLQLAVNTVLCIAVFIGGFAVSIPIGVVGINNGGNCFLYATYEKEECASYSKAGNCNFPIFFSVGACIFYGLAQTCYYAYAVYKSTKDPTVGSQMWVMPLILLNSLVAAVMMVAACLISVGFDNTCQSYREISKLDSCASAENKHIRSACNGPEEEKDYDSGNFNKLFHVAEVAAWLCWLIWIALVVSGIVRAIRNRRARAKGKSQDKKGFAQVDPTA, encoded by the exons ATGGCGGTGGCAGATTTGCAACTTGCTGTAAACACTGTACTTTGCATTGCTGTTTTTATCGGTGGCTTTGCAGTGTCAATACCAATAGGCGTTGTCGGG ATAAATAATGGAGGAAATTGTTTTCTGTATGCGACATACGAAAAAGAAGAATGTGCCTCTTACAGTAAAGCAGGGAATTGTAACTTTCCGATCTTCTTTTCTGTGGGTGCCTGTATATTTTATGGTCTAGCACAGACCTGTTATTATGCCTATGCTGTGTACAAGTCCACTAAGGATCCTACTGTGGG GTCCCAGATGTGGGTGATGCCGCTCATTCTCCTGAATTCGCTGGTGGCGGCTGTGATGATGGTTGCGGCTTGTTTGATCAGTGTGGGCTTCGACAACACATGTCAGTCATACAGAGAAATCTCAAAACTTGACAG TTGTGCTTCAGCAGAAAACAAGCACATCCGGTCAGCATGCAACGGGCCGGAGGAAGAGAAGGACTATGACTCGGGAAACTTTAACAAGCTCTTCCATGTGGCTGAG GTGGCTGCCTGGTTGTGTTGGTTGATCTGGATTGCTCTGGTTGTGTCCGGTATTGTCAGAGCCATTCGCAACCGACGAGCACGAGCTAAAGGAaaatcacaggacaaaaagGGGTTCGCTCAAGTGGATCCTACTGCATAG